The Paraburkholderia sabiae genome includes a region encoding these proteins:
- a CDS encoding FAD-dependent oxidoreductase — MNQVFSVVEEAARRTPVRYDCDVIVLGAGSAGAAAALAAARQGARVLLIERHGFVGGIMSACSLGTICGLYGIDANDEPYSLVGGIPAEVVERLHALGGAAAPKRWVGAVTVPYDLFLLKVAFDELLREAGVRVALHAQFVAVSSAHGRVEAVFIEDKSGRWAARAPMIIDATGDADVVHAAGGAFEYDLSTLQLPTTTFRLGGVSEAVARSVGRDQLKEMLEVANERGAGLPRTCGGVYFQTPGTPHLNLTRITRNGNPPNPLDTFELSDAEFEGRRQVLAYHKAFREFVPGYTDAFVVDSGIHIGVRESRRVIGDYQLTLSDVQDGRRFEDPIALCSWPVEVHESGTQTRWDWLPPGVFYQLPWRCLLPRGLANVIVAGRCLSATHDAHGSVRVTATCMAMGQAAGTAAALAAAGQLSDIRALDYQILRESLVAQGCLLDADPARTAATSCCE, encoded by the coding sequence ATGAACCAAGTTTTTTCTGTTGTCGAGGAAGCCGCCCGCCGGACCCCCGTCCGGTACGACTGCGACGTGATCGTCCTCGGGGCCGGTTCCGCGGGCGCTGCGGCCGCGTTGGCTGCGGCTCGACAGGGTGCCCGGGTTCTGCTGATTGAGCGGCACGGGTTTGTTGGCGGCATCATGAGCGCGTGCAGTCTCGGCACGATCTGCGGTCTGTATGGGATCGACGCAAACGACGAGCCATATTCGCTGGTAGGCGGCATCCCGGCTGAGGTAGTCGAGAGACTTCACGCCTTGGGCGGCGCCGCAGCGCCGAAGCGTTGGGTCGGGGCCGTCACCGTACCTTATGACCTGTTTCTTCTGAAAGTTGCGTTCGACGAGTTGCTGCGTGAGGCTGGCGTGCGGGTAGCGCTGCATGCGCAGTTTGTGGCCGTCAGCAGCGCACACGGGAGAGTGGAAGCGGTTTTCATCGAAGACAAAAGCGGCCGATGGGCCGCCCGCGCGCCGATGATCATTGACGCGACGGGCGATGCCGACGTCGTTCATGCTGCAGGCGGAGCCTTCGAATACGACCTGAGCACGCTGCAACTGCCGACAACAACGTTCCGCCTGGGAGGCGTGAGTGAGGCCGTTGCACGGAGCGTCGGCCGGGATCAGCTGAAGGAGATGCTAGAGGTTGCCAATGAGCGCGGCGCGGGTTTGCCGCGCACTTGCGGCGGCGTCTATTTCCAGACGCCAGGTACGCCTCACCTGAATCTCACGCGCATCACGCGAAACGGCAATCCGCCGAATCCGCTCGACACCTTCGAACTTTCGGACGCCGAGTTCGAAGGGCGCCGACAGGTGCTTGCCTATCACAAGGCCTTTCGCGAATTTGTGCCGGGTTATACGGACGCGTTTGTCGTCGATTCCGGTATTCATATCGGAGTGAGGGAGAGTCGCCGCGTCATCGGTGACTACCAGTTGACTCTCAGCGACGTTCAGGATGGGCGACGCTTTGAGGATCCCATCGCCCTGTGTTCGTGGCCAGTGGAAGTGCACGAGTCAGGCACCCAGACCCGCTGGGACTGGTTGCCGCCGGGCGTCTTCTATCAACTGCCGTGGCGCTGCCTGCTGCCGCGCGGGCTGGCCAACGTAATTGTGGCGGGTCGTTGTCTGAGCGCCACTCATGATGCCCATGGCTCGGTGCGGGTCACTGCCACTTGCATGGCGATGGGCCAGGCCGCAGGAACGGCGGCGGCATTGGCCGCCGCTGGCCAGCTCAGCGATATACGCGCACTTGACTATCAGATCCTGCGCGAGTCGTTGGTCGCGCAGGGGTGCCTGCTTGATGCGGACCCGGCCCGTACCGCAGCGACATCGTGCTGTGAATAG
- the ilvD gene encoding dihydroxy-acid dehydratase, which produces MTKSPLRSIFAPGSTRWAVRRAQWKALGLSDEDFEKPKIAIVNTSSELSSCFSHLDGITPVIKEAIRKAGGVPFEIRTAAPSDFITAAGKGARYILPSRDLVANDIEVAVEGALLDGMICLASCDKTAPGQLMAAARINIPSLFVICGYQGHGVYKDHEVDIEEVFESVGKLASGGMSLEDLTGMCDVSVSGPGVCSGMGTANSMHMVCEALGMCLPGNAPVRANSQSMFEYARRAGERIVGMVHEDLKPRDIMTPAAFENAVALMLAASTSINCVRHLQAIADEAGLADVDLYEIVNRLGKEVPLLVAIRPNGTDRVEALEAGGGARGLLKRLQPLLHTEAHTATGGTLKDDLEAYSLPTGSIIRPLDAPLSRQAALVVMRGSLAPLGALLKLGTGSANKLHFKGPARVFHTQDDAITALGDGRLQEGDVAVLRYLGPKGGPGLAYASWFVAALEGSPLSEKVAVVTDGQLSGLNRGIACGQIAPEAAEGGPLALIENGDTIEIDVGQRSITLLVEEAELARRREELKPWVPNSERGWLSIYQRLAKPIYKGSTLTPE; this is translated from the coding sequence ATGACCAAATCACCACTCAGAAGCATTTTCGCGCCCGGCAGCACCCGCTGGGCTGTCCGGCGTGCCCAATGGAAAGCCTTGGGGTTGAGCGACGAGGACTTCGAAAAGCCCAAGATCGCAATCGTTAATACGTCCTCGGAGCTGTCCAGTTGCTTCAGCCATCTCGACGGCATCACGCCAGTCATCAAGGAAGCCATCAGAAAAGCGGGCGGCGTACCGTTCGAGATTCGCACCGCGGCGCCGAGCGACTTCATCACTGCGGCGGGGAAGGGTGCGCGCTATATCCTTCCCAGCCGCGATCTTGTCGCCAATGACATCGAGGTGGCGGTTGAAGGAGCTCTGCTCGACGGAATGATCTGCCTTGCCTCCTGTGACAAGACCGCTCCTGGGCAACTGATGGCCGCCGCGCGGATCAACATTCCGAGCCTGTTTGTGATCTGCGGTTACCAGGGGCATGGTGTCTACAAGGATCACGAGGTCGATATCGAGGAAGTGTTTGAGAGTGTTGGCAAGCTGGCGTCGGGGGGAATGTCGCTCGAAGACCTCACGGGCATGTGCGACGTGTCGGTGTCTGGGCCCGGCGTCTGCTCAGGAATGGGCACGGCCAACTCCATGCACATGGTCTGCGAGGCGTTGGGCATGTGCTTGCCCGGTAACGCGCCCGTCAGGGCTAACAGCCAGTCGATGTTCGAATATGCCCGTCGCGCCGGCGAGCGGATCGTCGGCATGGTGCACGAGGATCTGAAGCCGCGCGACATCATGACGCCAGCGGCATTCGAGAATGCTGTTGCTCTCATGCTCGCGGCGAGCACCTCCATCAACTGTGTCAGGCACCTCCAGGCGATCGCCGACGAAGCGGGGCTAGCTGACGTGGACTTATATGAAATCGTCAATCGCCTTGGCAAAGAGGTACCGCTGCTGGTGGCGATTCGTCCGAACGGCACAGACAGGGTCGAGGCGCTGGAGGCAGGCGGCGGAGCGCGCGGTCTACTCAAACGGCTGCAGCCGCTGCTGCACACGGAGGCTCACACCGCAACCGGCGGAACATTGAAGGACGATCTGGAAGCCTATAGTCTGCCGACGGGCAGCATTATCCGACCGCTTGACGCGCCGCTGTCGCGCCAGGCCGCTCTCGTGGTGATGCGGGGCTCGCTGGCTCCCTTGGGCGCCCTGCTCAAGCTGGGCACCGGATCAGCCAACAAACTGCACTTCAAAGGTCCGGCGCGCGTATTCCACACCCAGGACGATGCGATCACCGCACTTGGCGACGGACGTCTGCAGGAAGGCGATGTTGCCGTGCTCCGGTATCTGGGTCCGAAGGGGGGGCCAGGCCTGGCCTATGCGTCCTGGTTCGTAGCCGCGCTCGAAGGTTCGCCACTGAGTGAGAAGGTTGCGGTGGTGACTGACGGCCAACTGTCCGGCCTGAACCGGGGGATCGCGTGCGGACAGATCGCGCCGGAGGCAGCCGAGGGCGGCCCGCTGGCCCTGATCGAAAACGGCGACACCATCGAGATCGACGTCGGTCAACGTTCAATCACGCTGCTGGTCGAAGAAGCGGAGCTGGCCCGACGGCGCGAGGAACTCAAACCCTGGGTGCCGAACTCGGAGCGTGGCTGGCTTTCGATCTATCAACGACTCGCCAAGCCCATATATAAGGGGAGCACGCTGACGCCGGAGTGA
- a CDS encoding LacI family DNA-binding transcriptional regulator produces MNTDARSPLPTSKDVARVAGVSQATVSRVLSNHAVNPETRERVLKAMEKIGYRPNLAARAMRTSQLGIVGVVVARLSNPLYPELLQHLGSALRAAGQQMVVWHSESGGEEAALNAASQGLVDGVIFAAATAASVRCIVGMARLVPVVLVHRGIESLDVDQIEVDNFDGGRLVAEYFLRAGRQRPAIIAGDRTINTVRSREDGFLAAMQNAGRASHPRVRVSFASYEEGFRVARELVSESSCDAIFCVNDVIALGCMDGLRSHGLRIPEDVWVVGYDDVAMSRWSSFDLTTIAQPLQKMAELATSTLLGRLANATQEAAPAHIVLPSVLVVRGSTANHAWPDPTQLSERAEKSEQTTLSNS; encoded by the coding sequence ATGAATACAGATGCCAGAAGCCCCTTGCCGACGAGCAAGGACGTCGCTCGAGTTGCTGGGGTGTCGCAGGCGACGGTGTCGCGCGTACTGTCCAATCACGCGGTCAACCCTGAGACGCGTGAACGCGTGTTGAAGGCGATGGAGAAAATTGGCTATCGCCCCAACCTTGCTGCGCGCGCGATGCGTACTAGCCAGCTTGGCATAGTGGGCGTCGTGGTGGCCAGACTATCGAACCCCCTTTATCCTGAACTTCTTCAGCATCTTGGCTCGGCGCTGCGCGCGGCGGGCCAGCAGATGGTGGTGTGGCACTCTGAGTCCGGCGGCGAGGAAGCGGCTTTGAACGCGGCGTCCCAAGGTCTTGTCGACGGGGTCATCTTTGCAGCTGCAACCGCAGCATCGGTGCGCTGCATCGTCGGGATGGCCCGGCTAGTTCCCGTGGTGTTGGTTCACAGGGGGATCGAATCGTTGGACGTCGACCAGATCGAAGTGGACAACTTCGACGGCGGGCGTCTCGTAGCCGAGTATTTCTTGCGAGCCGGCAGGCAGCGACCGGCAATCATCGCAGGCGACCGCACGATCAACACTGTACGGTCCCGAGAGGATGGGTTTCTCGCCGCGATGCAAAACGCCGGTCGAGCGTCCCACCCACGCGTGCGAGTAAGCTTCGCGTCCTATGAAGAGGGCTTCCGCGTCGCCCGGGAACTTGTCTCGGAGTCGTCGTGCGACGCGATTTTCTGTGTCAATGATGTCATCGCGTTGGGCTGCATGGACGGCCTTCGGAGCCACGGGCTGCGAATTCCTGAAGACGTGTGGGTCGTGGGCTACGATGACGTGGCCATGTCACGATGGTCTTCGTTCGACCTCACCACGATCGCGCAGCCCCTGCAAAAAATGGCCGAACTCGCAACAAGTACGTTGTTGGGCAGGCTGGCAAACGCGACGCAGGAGGCAGCACCCGCGCACATCGTGCTGCCTTCCGTCCTCGTGGTGAGAGGCTCCACCGCAAACCATGCGTGGCCCGATCCGACGCAGCTGAGTGAGCGTGCTGAAAAATCTGAGCAAACCACGCTTTCCAATTCGTGA
- a CDS encoding substrate-binding domain-containing protein yields MDLKAVTRRVLTIVATATVATYSLCAMADDKIVIGFSQSTLNHPWRIAQTEGNKKYAASHYPDVKLIVTDGQNNATRQTADVESLMAQGVKVLMISPLTQQALTPVVKQAMDHGIKVVTLDRRVNTPVTVHVGPEDLPIGRQAGELIAKKLNGQGAIIEIGGTAGASVSIDRDKGFREAIAKYPGLRIVAFQNCDFLREQSMKFMEDQIQRFKPGEIKAVYAHDDEMALGAIQALEAAGRLNGIIVVGINGANNAIQSVAEGKLTATFIYPFVAPEGIQTAYKVARGEPVPKDIKLQSTLITKDNAAQYIGKGF; encoded by the coding sequence ATGGACCTGAAGGCAGTCACACGACGCGTTTTAACGATAGTGGCCACAGCCACAGTCGCTACATATTCGTTGTGCGCTATGGCAGATGACAAAATTGTTATCGGCTTTAGCCAGTCGACGCTTAACCATCCTTGGCGCATAGCGCAAACCGAAGGTAACAAGAAGTACGCGGCGAGCCACTATCCAGACGTAAAGCTGATCGTCACGGACGGCCAAAACAACGCGACCAGACAAACAGCAGATGTCGAAAGCCTGATGGCGCAAGGCGTCAAGGTTTTGATGATCAGTCCGCTAACCCAACAGGCGCTGACACCCGTCGTCAAACAGGCAATGGATCATGGCATCAAGGTCGTTACGCTTGATCGGCGTGTCAATACGCCCGTGACGGTGCATGTGGGACCCGAAGACCTTCCTATCGGACGTCAGGCCGGCGAGCTGATCGCCAAAAAGCTGAACGGCCAAGGCGCGATCATCGAGATCGGAGGAACGGCCGGCGCGTCAGTTTCTATCGATCGCGACAAGGGCTTCCGCGAGGCGATCGCAAAATATCCGGGCTTGAGAATTGTCGCCTTCCAAAACTGCGACTTTTTGCGCGAACAGTCGATGAAGTTCATGGAAGACCAGATCCAACGTTTCAAACCGGGCGAGATCAAGGCGGTGTATGCGCACGATGACGAGATGGCGCTTGGGGCAATCCAGGCACTTGAGGCAGCCGGCCGTCTGAACGGTATCATCGTCGTTGGTATTAACGGGGCGAACAACGCAATCCAGTCCGTCGCTGAAGGGAAGCTAACGGCGACTTTCATCTATCCGTTCGTCGCTCCTGAGGGAATCCAGACAGCGTACAAGGTTGCGAGAGGCGAACCGGTTCCCAAAGACATCAAGCTGCAATCGACCTTGATCACGAAAGATAACGCGGCCCAGTACATCGGCAAAGGGTTCTGA
- a CDS encoding NADP-dependent glyceraldehyde-3-phosphate dehydrogenase → MVDIPEAARLGEPIHQRVSLIDGELKGWDGTCKTVLSPVCVRVESGEVEQLTIGSYPVMGETESDAALDAAVRAYDHGRGEWPTMTVAQRIGCMQDFIRCMVARRDQIVKLIMWEIGKSLADSQKEFDRTVSYMQDTISALKELDNSNSRFTLAEGTIGQVRRTPLGVVLCMGPYNYPLNETFATLIPALLMGNTVVFKPPQYGTLLFYPLLEAFRTAFPRGVINTIYAPGAVVVPHMLASGKVNVLALIGSSKVADHLKKQHPKSHRLRAILGLDAKNAAIVLPDADIDLAVKECLLGALSFNGQRCTALKMLIVHRSIVDTFLERFTAALETLKVGMPWEPGVSITPLPGMHRTTYMTEAINDARARGADVVNKGGGIFCKTLFYPAVVYPVEEGMMLYREEQFGPIIPVMPFEDIATPLEYVITSDHGQQVSIFGNDPAQIGALVDPLVNQVCRVNINSQCQRGPDVFPFAGRKDSAEGTLSVTDALRAFSIRAMVATKETDDNKALLNAIVSDHHSKFLNTGFIF, encoded by the coding sequence ATGGTCGACATTCCGGAAGCGGCCCGGCTCGGTGAGCCGATCCATCAGCGCGTATCCTTGATCGACGGAGAATTGAAGGGATGGGACGGGACCTGCAAGACCGTCCTCTCCCCGGTTTGCGTCCGCGTGGAGTCGGGCGAAGTGGAGCAGCTTACCATCGGCAGTTATCCTGTCATGGGCGAAACGGAAAGCGATGCTGCGCTAGATGCGGCGGTACGCGCTTACGATCACGGCCGTGGCGAATGGCCAACCATGACAGTTGCCCAGCGCATCGGCTGCATGCAAGACTTCATCCGCTGTATGGTGGCCAGGCGGGACCAGATCGTAAAGCTGATCATGTGGGAAATCGGCAAAAGCCTTGCCGACTCTCAAAAGGAGTTTGACCGAACGGTCAGCTACATGCAGGACACTATCTCGGCGCTGAAAGAACTGGATAACAGCAATTCGCGCTTCACCCTTGCCGAGGGCACTATCGGCCAGGTCCGACGTACACCCCTTGGCGTCGTATTGTGCATGGGTCCATACAACTATCCGTTGAACGAGACCTTCGCCACGCTCATTCCGGCTTTGCTAATGGGCAACACGGTGGTGTTCAAGCCGCCACAGTACGGAACGCTGCTCTTTTACCCGCTACTTGAAGCGTTTCGCACGGCGTTCCCGAGAGGTGTCATCAACACGATCTACGCCCCGGGCGCCGTCGTGGTGCCGCATATGCTGGCCTCAGGAAAAGTGAACGTGCTAGCCCTCATCGGGTCCAGCAAGGTCGCAGATCATCTGAAAAAACAACACCCGAAGTCACATCGGCTCCGGGCTATTCTTGGGCTGGATGCCAAAAATGCTGCAATCGTGCTGCCAGACGCCGACATCGATCTTGCCGTGAAGGAGTGCCTGCTCGGAGCATTGTCGTTCAACGGGCAGAGATGCACCGCTCTCAAGATGCTGATTGTGCACCGGTCGATCGTCGATACGTTCCTTGAACGCTTCACCGCAGCGCTCGAGACGCTCAAGGTCGGGATGCCGTGGGAGCCGGGCGTGTCGATTACGCCGCTACCGGGCATGCATCGCACGACCTACATGACCGAGGCGATCAACGATGCGAGAGCAAGAGGCGCAGACGTCGTGAACAAGGGCGGTGGCATTTTTTGCAAGACGCTCTTCTACCCAGCCGTGGTGTACCCGGTCGAAGAAGGAATGATGCTCTATCGCGAAGAGCAGTTTGGACCGATTATTCCGGTCATGCCATTCGAGGACATCGCGACTCCGCTTGAGTATGTCATCACATCCGATCATGGACAGCAGGTCAGCATTTTCGGAAATGACCCCGCTCAGATCGGCGCGCTCGTCGATCCCTTGGTCAATCAGGTATGTCGGGTCAACATCAACTCCCAATGCCAGCGTGGCCCGGACGTCTTTCCCTTCGCGGGCCGCAAAGACTCCGCAGAAGGGACGCTTTCAGTGACCGATGCGCTCCGGGCATTCTCAATTCGCGCGATGGTTGCCACCAAAGAAACAGACGATAACAAGGCGCTGCTAAATGCAATTGTTTCAGATCATCACTCGAAATTCTTGAACACCGGTTTCATTTTCTAA
- a CDS encoding MFS transporter, with the protein MSGASLPAKRWWIILPLAFITYSLAYLDRANYGFAAAAGIDRDLGISHATSSLIGSLFFLGYFFFQIPGGIYAERRSVRKLIFVSLIAWGALAALTGVVSSIPTLMAVRFALGIVEAAVLPCMLVYVTNWFSRKERSRANTVFLLGNPATVLWMSVVSGYMTQEWGWRAMFIAQGLPAVVWAFVWLAAARDKPSQVSWLTADEKLRIETTLADEQKSLAPVRNYREAFRTVTVWKLAGTLFFHSLGFYGFLLWLPSILRHGATLSMVHTGWLSAVPYLGAVIFMLPCAWMSDRLQNRKLFVMAPLFVAAIAFFLLYFVGASNFYLSFSLLTVAGILMYVVFPPFFSIAPEVLPRTVAGGALALINSVGALGSFLGSYAVGYLTGLTGDPTSSYLFMGASLLVSVCLASSVKRAPQARSVPLAPAR; encoded by the coding sequence AGCCTCGCCTACCTGGACAGGGCAAATTACGGCTTTGCAGCCGCAGCAGGAATCGACCGTGACCTTGGTATCAGTCACGCTACGTCATCGCTGATTGGGTCTCTCTTCTTTCTCGGCTACTTCTTTTTTCAGATTCCCGGGGGCATCTACGCCGAACGGCGCAGCGTCCGAAAGCTGATTTTCGTGAGTCTGATCGCATGGGGCGCGCTTGCCGCGCTGACAGGCGTTGTCTCGAGCATTCCGACTCTCATGGCGGTACGATTTGCGCTCGGCATTGTCGAAGCGGCCGTGCTTCCCTGCATGCTCGTATACGTGACTAACTGGTTTTCGCGCAAGGAGCGCTCGCGCGCCAACACAGTATTTCTGCTTGGGAATCCCGCCACCGTGCTCTGGATGTCTGTCGTGTCCGGATACATGACGCAGGAGTGGGGATGGCGTGCAATGTTCATCGCGCAAGGTCTGCCCGCAGTGGTGTGGGCATTCGTCTGGCTCGCCGCGGCACGAGACAAACCCTCACAGGTCTCGTGGCTGACGGCTGATGAAAAGCTGCGGATCGAGACTACGCTTGCGGATGAGCAGAAGAGTCTCGCGCCCGTGCGCAACTATCGCGAAGCGTTCCGCACGGTCACAGTGTGGAAGCTCGCCGGCACGTTGTTTTTCCACAGCCTCGGCTTTTATGGATTTCTTCTGTGGTTGCCGTCGATTCTCCGGCATGGTGCAACGCTGAGTATGGTTCACACCGGTTGGCTGTCTGCGGTTCCCTACCTGGGTGCGGTGATCTTCATGCTGCCATGCGCCTGGATGTCCGATCGCCTCCAGAACCGGAAGCTCTTCGTCATGGCGCCGTTATTTGTCGCCGCCATCGCGTTCTTCCTGCTTTATTTCGTGGGTGCGTCGAATTTCTATCTGTCGTTCAGCCTGCTCACGGTCGCCGGCATTCTGATGTATGTGGTCTTCCCGCCGTTTTTCTCGATCGCGCCGGAAGTCCTGCCGCGCACGGTCGCAGGTGGCGCACTCGCATTGATCAACAGCGTCGGCGCGCTCGGCTCGTTTCTGGGCTCCTACGCCGTCGGCTATCTGACTGGACTCACCGGCGACCCCACTTCTTCCTACCTGTTCATGGGAGCGTCGCTTCTCGTATCCGTTTGTCTCGCATCGAGCGTCAAGCGCGCGCCGCAGGCGCGAAGCGTGCCGCTTGCGCCTGCGCGCTGA